The stretch of DNA AGTCGTCCGTTTGGCAAGCGGTATCGTATTCGTTTTTCGGCCAATGTGGCCGAGGCGGGTGATATGGAGTTTGTGAACGTGTCTCTTGACGTGTTCAAGAAGGCTGCTGTGGACCAGATCAGTGGTGGTCATCCGATTTGGTTCGCTTGTGATTGCATGCAGTTTTCGTTGCGTGGCGATGGCTATTTTGATTGCGATACTGTGCGCGTTGACCAGCTTTTCGGTACGGAATTCACGTTCGACAAGGCCACGGGATTGGAGTATGGCGATTGCCCAAGCAATCATGCCATGACGTTGACTGGCGTGAATTTGGATGCTGACGGGCGTCCAAACCGTTGGAAGGTGGAGAACAGTTGGGGCAAGGATAATGGTCAGGATGGCTATTATGTGGCGTCCGATGCTTGGTTCGACCGTTATGTTACCGAACTGATCATTCGCAAGGAGTATCTCGATGAGGCTACGCGCGAAGTATTGGCCACTCAGCCGGTTGAGCTTGAGCCTTGGGAGCCGCTCACCAAGCGAAGCCGGTGAAGGCTTGCGCATATCGCGCATGATTCGGTTTGATTGCAATAAGGAATGAGATAAACAGTGTAGGGCGTCGATTGACAGATTCGGCGCCCTCCACTTATTGCAGTATTTAGTTATTATTTAATTGCTATTCGGCAGTACCAAGGCATGCTTCGAAGGAACGGCGGGTGAGGCGTCCACGGTTGACGACGCCCACGATCTTGCCTTGTTCAACCACCGGCACTTTCTTGTACTGTTGATAGCCGAGCATCTGGCAGACTTGCGCGATATTGGCATCCGATTGCACGGTGACGGCCGGCTTTGTGGCAATAACCATGACGTTCATATCAAGCAGTTCTGCGTGAGACAGTTCCGGGAATTCGCCGCGGGCCATGCCAGTGACCAGCGTGGAAATGTCAGAAACCGGCGCGTTGTCTTGTGCGAAGCGGCGCAGTACGTCGCTATCGGAGATGAAGCCGACCACGTGGCGTTCGTCATCGACGATAGGCATGCCGCTGATGTTCTTTTCCAACATCATGCGCACTGCGTCACGTACCGTGGCATCCGAGGCTACCGTGTAAACGTCATGCTGCATCACATCGGCAACGGTCTTGACATCCAAAGCGGGAACATGCTGTTGCGCAGACTTGTTCCATCCGGCAGCATCGCCGATGGCGTGAACTATCTTGCCGGACAATGGCGCGACGATCAGCATCTGAATCGGCAACGCGATGGTGAAATTGTAGGGGAACATGCGCCAGAATCCCGTGAACGCGCCGAATGTGAAACCGAATGCCATGATGGCGCCGAATACGGTCATGAACACGGTCATCAGCACCACCATGAGGAATTTGACCGTGATGCCTTTCCATACCGCACGGTCGGTTGCCGCGCAGAATGTATTCATAATCGCGCGGGAGCTTGGCGTGCAGATGCACAAATCGCAAATCATGCCGACCACGTAGGCCAACGGCCAGTTGAACAATGCGTAGCTCCACGCCGCCGCACCGACGTCACCGATACGTACGCCGTAATTGAGTGCCGCCATCACATAAATCATGATCGCGGACATGATGAAACTGAAGAGAATGCCTTCCTTGCCGTTACGTGGCACGGAACTTCCTTTCGCTATGCGTTCGATGTGTTGCTGCATCGGCCCCTCTGGTCTGTTCCGCACGTCATGTTCCAACAGGAGCGCGGAAGGCTAGGGGCGCATAACGAAATCCGAAAAGGTTCGGGCGATCGCAATGGCGACTTCCTGGCAAACGAATCGACTCAAGCCCTCAATGGGCATGCAAGATGCGATTCATGAGTCGGGGCCGCTTGCAAATCACAGATTGTTCGCAGACCCCAAGACAAATACGGAAATACCGAACGTGCTCGAAACGCATGTGGAAAGAAAAAGCCGGACGTTTTCGCGTCCGGCATAAATACAATCCGAATAAAACTCGAATTACTCGGCTTACTCTTCGGCGACCAATTCCAGATAGGAATCATTCCACAGGTCTTCATCGCCGTCAGGCATGAGCAGCACACGTTCAGGGTTCAATGCCTGCACCGCACCCTCATCGTGGGTGACGAGCACAATAGCACCTTCATACTTGGCGATGGCCTTGAGGATCTCATCGCGTGAAGCCGGATCAAGATTGTTGGTCGGTTCGTCAAGCAGCAGCACGTTCGCACGGCTCGTCACCAATGTCGCCAACGCTAAGCGGGTCTTTTCGCCACCGGAAAGCACACGGGCCGGCTTCAACGCATCATCGCCCGAAAACAGGAACGAGCCAAGAATCGAACGCGCCTGCGTATCATTCAGTTCCGGAGCCACGTGAATGAGATTTTCGAGCACCGTGGCGTTCAGATCAAGCGTGTCATGTTCTTGTGCAAAATAGCCGATTTTACAGCCGTGACCGTAGTCCACGGAACCGGTGTCCGGCTCTTCCAAATGCGCGAGCAGACGCAGGGTGGTGGTCTTACCAGCACCGTTGTATCCCAAAATCACCACACGCGAACCCTTGTCAATAGCCAGATTCACGCCGGCGAATACAATGTTCGAACCATACGCTTTCGACACATCCTTCGCCATGATCGGCGTGCGACCGCACGGAGCCGGCTCCGGGAACCGGATATCCGCCACTTTCTCCTGCTTTTGTGCCTCGGACGTGTTCTCGAGAAGTTTCTCCGCACGACGCATCATGTTCTGCGCGGCCACGGCCTTGGTCGCCTTCGCATGCAGGCGGATACCCTGCTGCATGAGGCGTTCCGCCTTCTTCTCGGCCACTTCACGTTCGCGACGGCGACGTTCCTCATCAACCACGCGCTGATGCAGGTAGGCTTTCCAACCGAGGGAATACATGTCGATCTGTCCGAGCTGCGCATCCAGATGCCATACCTTGTTCACCACTTCGTCCAACAGTTCGGTGGAGTGGGAGATGACCAGGAATCCACCCTCGTATTTCTTCAGGTATCCGCGTAACCATTCGATGGAGTCGGCGTCCAAATGGTTGGTCGGTTCGTCGAGGATCAGTGTGTCCGCATCAGAGAACAGGATGCGGGCCAATTCGATACGACGACGCTGGCCGCCGGAAAGAGTACCCAACTGCTGGCCCATGACCTCCTGCGGCAGGCCAAGGCTTGCCGCCATTGCGGTCGCTTCGGACTGAGCCGCATAGCCGCCGGCCTTTTCGAAATCCTGCATAGCCTTGTCGTAACGGTTCATCGCTCGGGTCATGACGTCCGGATCCGGATCGGTCATCTCCTTTTCAGCCTTGCGGATACGACTGATGATTGATGCGATGTCTCGCGCGCTCATCATGCGGTCGAGCGCGGTCTGTTCCGGATCGGCAGCATGCGTGTCCTGCGGCAGATAGCCGAGCTTGCCCGATACACGCACTTTGCCGGCGGTGGGCAGCATGTCGCCGGTGATCACGCGGGTGAGCGTGGTCTTGCCGGCGCCGTTACGTCCGACCAGACCGATCTTGTCGCCCTTGGCGACGTGGAAATTCGTGGGATGCAGCAACGTGCGCGCGCCGATCTGAATCTCAAGCTCCTGCGCTTCAATTGCCATGCCTCAACACCTCTGCACTTTCGTTACTGTCGTTCCAAACTGGCTGTGCCGCACATAACGGCCCGCCCATCATTTCATAAGGCCAAACGCCAATCGAACATCATACCGAACGCCTGTAACCACGTGAATCCCACCGCGTGGTACGCAATCGCAAATGGAATAGATTGCGCGGAAGTGTAACAATCAGATTATTCTGGTGAGCAGGCAAATTCGGAAGGGAGCAAACATGAAGAAAGCTTTGATCATTGTGGATGTGCAGCCGACATTTTGCGAAGGCGGCGAACTGGGTGTAGCCGGTGGCAATGCCGTCGCGGAACGTATCGCGGATTACGTGAATGCGCATCGCGGCGAGTACGAATACATCGCAACCACGCAGGATTGGCATATCGAGCCCGGCTCACACTGGTCGGAGCAACCCGACTATGTGGATACGTGGCCCGTGCACGGCAAGGCCGGCTCTCCCGGCGCCGAACTTCATCCAGCGATCGCCGCGCTGCATGTAGAGCATCATTTCAAGAAGGGACAGTATTCGCCGTCATATTCGGGGTTCGAAGGATACGAGGATAATACGGATTCGATTCCTTCCCGCGAACAGGTCGCCTCTGACATGGCTACAGGGCGTACGCTTGCCGTTGCATTGGAATCCGCGGGTATCGAATGCGTCGACGTGGTTGGCTTGGCCGAATCGCACTGTGTCAAGGAAACCGCGCTGGACGCCCGTAAGCTTGGACTTGAAGTGCATGTCATCGAAAACCTGACCGAACCGGTCAGTGAAGAACTCGGCATCGCAGCCCGCCAGCAAATGCTCTCCGCCGGCATCATCCTCGACTAGTTTCTTGAGGAATGGGACAACGAATGGAGAAGGGATTGTTCAGCAGGCGTGTTTATGAGGTGGTGCGGCGCATTCCGAAGGGTAAAGTCGCCACCTATGGGCAGGTTGCGGCTTTGGCCGGAGCGCCACGCAACGCGCGTTTTGTCGGCTATGCCCTGCATTCGAATCCTGAGCCGGGTGTGATTCCATGTCATCGTGTGGTGTTCCGAGACGGCTCGTTGGCGCCCGGATTCGCGTTCGGCGGTCCGGAAAGACAGCGGCTTCTGCTCGAAGAGGAAGGCGTTGTCTTCATCTCTCCGAAAGGTATGCCCGAACTAAGCGAGTCAGGCAAGATGAAAGACTCGAACGCCGGAGCTTCCGGACTGCGAGTCGATCTCGCCCGTTGTCAGTGGGACGCCTAGTCGCTTTCAATCCGTGTCAACCGCTTACGCCCCCAACGACATTTGCTTTATCCGCCGTGGTTGGATAATGGGTGCCTGCCATAAGGCGAAGAAAGCAACGGGGACGCAAAGGTGGAACGACAAGGCATGTGGCAACAGGACGCACCAGGGGCGATATCGGTCGGAATGCCGGTTGTATCGTTGGCACCGGCTCCGCGAACCATGGCATAACATCGGCTTAAGTCGTTGGAAAATAGCGCGACACGCCGCGATTTGCGGAGTTGGCATGCTTCATGTATATTTTCTACTCGTTGCCCACCACGGTGGAAACAACTTGCGGACATAGCTTAGTTGGTAAAGCGCAACCTTGCCAAGGTTGAGACCGCGGGTTCGAGTCCCGTTGTCCGCTCCATTTGAAAGCTTCCGGAAGGAAGCTTTTTTCATATCCGACCGCAAATCCGGGCATCATCCTCAATTCATCCCGACCGAAATCCGAACTGGAATCCTCCTCTGTTGAGAAAACGTTTGACCACAATGTGAACGTTCTCTTGAAAAGAGATAATCCATGCGAGAGGCTAGGAGAAGTTCCGCCAAAACAGGCAACGATGCCGGGGGAGAGCGGAACGGACGGAGGTAAAACAAATGAACGAGAACAGCGACATTATTTTCGTGCCGGACGATTCCGCCAGCCACGAGTGGACGGAACGGGACAGCGAACTCGTAGAGGAGTATGCGGCCCAGCTTATGAGCATGAGCATCTAGCCGGAAATTAGATGGGGCCGGGTTCCCTCTTCCATGACAGGAAAAGACGTCGCTTTCGTACTGTAACTGCGGCGTCTTTTCCTTGTTTTCGTTTAGAATGGAGACTTGCTGCCAAGGCATCGAACACATGGAAGGGCGTATTGTTGGCTGAGATCAGACGGGAGATGGAACGGCTTCGACCCGTATACGAAACCGGTGTCCTACGGTTGCTGCTGCGTAACAATTCCATGCTGTACGTCGCGTTGTTGCGTTCCACGTTCGACCCGCTGACGGGGGAGCTGCCGCGCGAAATCGTCGAAGAACGGTTCGCACGCAGTCTCAACCGGCTCATCGAAACCGACGATTACACGCTGAAAGACGGGCAGACTGCGCGCGAGGCCGCGCATTCGGTCCTGCTTGACCTCGCTCGCGAAAGGGAAGGCGACTACGCCTGGCTCGCCAATTCCATGGACGTGGCCTCGCACCGCTACCTGTACCGTCTCACAGCGCGAGCGCACCGTGCCATCGAAGCGCTCGACCGGCTTGAGGACACCACGAAAGCGCTGTCCGGCGCGCAGGCCAACAGCATCATCATGGAAATCGAGCATGCTCGCATGCAGTTGACCGCCGATCCGCGCGAACGCATCCGCCTGCTGAAGAGGGACATCGAGGAACGGCAGAAGGAAATCGACGAGCTGGAACATAGCGAGGCCTTGGAAAAGCTCACGTCCGAACAGGTCGGCGACATCATCGGCGTGATTCACAACACTCTGCGAGGAGTGCCCATCGACCTGCGCGAGCTCGCCCTTTCCGAACGGGACAACGGCGACGCGCTCCGACGGCGCATGCAGGCCGGCGCCATGAGCGTGGAAAGCATCCTCACCGCATACCATGACGAATACCGACGTGCGTTCCGCGAATCCGACAGCGGACGTCGTTTCGAAGACGCGTTCCAAGTCATCGTCACCGACGAAGGCCGGCGCGAGATCGACGACGCGGTGCGGGACATCGCCAGAAACCCCTATTTGGATGGCGAGCCGAGCGTGCTGCTCAACCAGGTGCGTTCCGAACTCAAACGCATCTATGAAGGCATCGAGGACGTGCGCCGGCAGATCCGCACGTCCGACGAGGCGGTCAGCCGTCTCGTACGCCAGCAGACCGACACGAGCTACCGGACCATGCTCGCCAAACTCAACCAGCTGTTCGCAAAGACCAGCGCCGAAGCCAAAGCCCATCCCAATGACCAAAGCCGGCCCTACCATACGGACGCCGGGCAGGCGAAATTCCCGACATTGCCATCTCGTCCGGCCAGATCAATGGCGCGCGCCGCATCATCCAGCCTGAACGACGCCCCAGCGGCGACCATCGAAGCGCCGGACCTCAAGAACATGGTCGAAATATGCGGGCCACGGCTGACGCGCATGATCAGGCTTATCCGCAGCAATCCGGTGACGACATCGGACGGCATGTTCGTGGACCTCGCGGCAAGCTTCAACCAGCTGCCGAAAGCCGAACGGAGGGAAAGCGAACTGGTCGGCTTCCTCAGCGCCCTGCGCACGCAGGACGACTCGTCATACGTGACATGGCGCTGCATATCGATCGACGGCAGCGAACGCGTATGGCGCACCAAACCCATTCTCACCACCGAAACGACGCTCGACGACATCATCGAGGAGAGATAAGCATGACGGACTATATCGAAGCCAACATCGAGGAAACGATCCTGACAGAAGGGGAGCCGGTATTGGAAGAGGCCGGCAGCCAGCAGGCCTCGACCGCGCTGTTCAACGGCGACACCGGCGACATGCCCGTCGAAGCGCGCATGGCCGCGATCGCGCTCAAACGCGAACGCTACATCGACGGCAGCCTGTATGACCTCGCCTGCGAGAACCGTGAGGTCGTGGAACGTTCGCTCAACAACGACATGCTCAGACTGGTCGACAACACGAAATACCGCATCATGTACGCGTCGCCGGTCACCGACTCGGAGACATGCATCCGTTCGTTGAAAACACGTATGAGCCTCACCCGCGAGGAGGCCGCCACGCTTGCCGCGCTACGCATCAAAGCGTTGGAATACGAAAACCAGAACGCCGAACCATGCGACTGGCTTATCAGCTTCGACGACATCCGCGCATTGCTCGCCACCGGCGCGGGATTCCTCACCGCCAGCAACGACGAGGAAGGCACTGCGAAGAAAATCACGTCCATCATCTCACGCATGCGCACCTACGGGTATCTCGCGCCGATCGAAGACGACGACATGTACGTCCTCACGCCACTGGTGCCCATGGTGCTCGACCGCGGCCTCGCCGACCAGTGGCTCGGATCCGAAACCGCGGACGAGAACGCATCCGCCGACGGCCGCACCAACGCCGGCCCGGACGACAGGCCCATGGAAGACATAGAACAAGACGCATTCGATTTCAACACCGACGACAACCGTTTCGACGAGGAGGAACACTGATGGCAGACGGCATGAAGATCGTTTCCGACAAGTGGATGCTACAAAGCCGACAAATCGTCAACTGGGGCTCATACGGCGGCTGGCACGAATTCCGCCCATCCATGGACGAAACCATGCCGGTGACCCTGCTCGCCGGCGCCAGCGAATCAGGCAAATCCACACTCGTCGACGCGCAAATCTCACTCCTCTACCCATCCGGAACCCCCTACAACAAGGCGTCGAACTCCGGACGTTCGGAACGCAACGACTACACCTACCTGCGTGGCATGATCGGCGTAAGCGATAGCGAAAACGGCGAAACGCCGATCTTCCTGCGCGGCAAAGACGCCGACGACACCCCACAGAACATCTGGGGCGCAATCGTCGACACCTACGTGAACAAAACCGACGGAGGACTGCTCTCCTGCGGCAAATTCCTCTACCTGAACGCCGGAGACGGACAAGACGGACTACGCCGCCGCTACATCACCTGGAACCGAACCATCGACCCACGACTCATGGACCAGTACCGCAACACACCATTCACCCGGTCCATGTTCGAAAAAACCTATCCGGAATGCACCACGCACACCAACGCCGCGGCATTCCACGCCTCCATCTGGCAGGACATGGGCCTAAGCGCCGACGCCTGCCGCCTCCTGCACAAAATACAATCGGCGGACGCCCCTCAAAACTCGACGACATCTTCAAGCAAGGCGTGCTCGACATACCCGAATCCATCCGCCTCGCCCACGAAACCGTCGACGACTACAACCGGTTCAACGAAAACTTCCACAGCATGGAAGACAAAATGGCCCGCGTCGCCATCCTGCAAAACATCCAGACACGCTACGGCGAATACGCAAAGCAAACCAGCGAACGACGCGAATACGAACCCATCAACCCCGACAGCGAACATGGCAACGCAACACTGTCCGCATGGGCGCGCTCGCGCATGGCCAGCGAAGTGCGCGCTGGTCTGCCGGCCGCGCAGCGCAAGGTCAAGGAGTCGCAGGAGGCCATCGATCGGGCGATGCAGCGCGTCGGCGAGCTCAACACGCGAATCGACGCCGTCAAGGAACGTATCCAAGGCATCGACGGCGGCAGTCTGCAGCAGCTCGGCAAGGATCTTCAACGCGTGCGCCAGGACATCGACGAGGCGAGCAGGCAACGTCATGCCATAGCCGAACGATTCGAACAGGTCGAAGGCAGGCTTCCCGACAGCGAGCAGACATGGGACGCCAAACGCGCCATGCTCGCCGAAACGCTCGACACATACGAGGAACGGTTGAAGGACGCGAACGCCAGATTCCAGCAGCTGGTAGGGGAGCGTCACGACCGCCAGCGCGACCGTGA from Bifidobacterium catenulatum PV20-2 encodes:
- a CDS encoding CBS domain-containing protein codes for the protein MQQHIERIAKGSSVPRNGKEGILFSFIMSAIMIYVMAALNYGVRIGDVGAAAWSYALFNWPLAYVVGMICDLCICTPSSRAIMNTFCAATDRAVWKGITVKFLMVVLMTVFMTVFGAIMAFGFTFGAFTGFWRMFPYNFTIALPIQMLIVAPLSGKIVHAIGDAAGWNKSAQQHVPALDVKTVADVMQHDVYTVASDATVRDAVRMMLEKNISGMPIVDDERHVVGFISDSDVLRRFAQDNAPVSDISTLVTGMARGEFPELSHAELLDMNVMVIATKPAVTVQSDANIAQVCQMLGYQQYKKVPVVEQGKIVGVVNRGRLTRRSFEACLGTAE
- a CDS encoding ABC-F family ATP-binding cassette domain-containing protein codes for the protein MAIEAQELEIQIGARTLLHPTNFHVAKGDKIGLVGRNGAGKTTLTRVITGDMLPTAGKVRVSGKLGYLPQDTHAADPEQTALDRMMSARDIASIISRIRKAEKEMTDPDPDVMTRAMNRYDKAMQDFEKAGGYAAQSEATAMAASLGLPQEVMGQQLGTLSGGQRRRIELARILFSDADTLILDEPTNHLDADSIEWLRGYLKKYEGGFLVISHSTELLDEVVNKVWHLDAQLGQIDMYSLGWKAYLHQRVVDEERRRREREVAEKKAERLMQQGIRLHAKATKAVAAQNMMRRAEKLLENTSEAQKQEKVADIRFPEPAPCGRTPIMAKDVSKAYGSNIVFAGVNLAIDKGSRVVILGYNGAGKTTTLRLLAHLEEPDTGSVDYGHGCKIGYFAQEHDTLDLNATVLENLIHVAPELNDTQARSILGSFLFSGDDALKPARVLSGGEKTRLALATLVTSRANVLLLDEPTNNLDPASRDEILKAIAKYEGAIVLVTHDEGAVQALNPERVLLMPDGDEDLWNDSYLELVAEE
- a CDS encoding isochorismatase family protein — encoded protein: MKKALIIVDVQPTFCEGGELGVAGGNAVAERIADYVNAHRGEYEYIATTQDWHIEPGSHWSEQPDYVDTWPVHGKAGSPGAELHPAIAALHVEHHFKKGQYSPSYSGFEGYEDNTDSIPSREQVASDMATGRTLAVALESAGIECVDVVGLAESHCVKETALDARKLGLEVHVIENLTEPVSEELGIAARQQMLSAGIILD
- a CDS encoding MGMT family protein; this translates as MEKGLFSRRVYEVVRRIPKGKVATYGQVAALAGAPRNARFVGYALHSNPEPGVIPCHRVVFRDGSLAPGFAFGGPERQRLLLEEEGVVFISPKGMPELSESGKMKDSNAGASGLRVDLARCQWDA
- a CDS encoding DUF3375 domain-containing protein, giving the protein MERLRPVYETGVLRLLLRNNSMLYVALLRSTFDPLTGELPREIVEERFARSLNRLIETDDYTLKDGQTAREAAHSVLLDLAREREGDYAWLANSMDVASHRYLYRLTARAHRAIEALDRLEDTTKALSGAQANSIIMEIEHARMQLTADPRERIRLLKRDIEERQKEIDELEHSEALEKLTSEQVGDIIGVIHNTLRGVPIDLRELALSERDNGDALRRRMQAGAMSVESILTAYHDEYRRAFRESDSGRRFEDAFQVIVTDEGRREIDDAVRDIARNPYLDGEPSVLLNQVRSELKRIYEGIEDVRRQIRTSDEAVSRLVRQQTDTSYRTMLAKLNQLFAKTSAEAKAHPNDQSRPYHTDAGQAKFPTLPSRPARSMARAASSSLNDAPAATIEAPDLKNMVEICGPRLTRMIRLIRSNPVTTSDGMFVDLAASFNQLPKAERRESELVGFLSALRTQDDSSYVTWRCISIDGSERVWRTKPILTTETTLDDIIEER
- a CDS encoding DUF4194 domain-containing protein produces the protein MTDYIEANIEETILTEGEPVLEEAGSQQASTALFNGDTGDMPVEARMAAIALKRERYIDGSLYDLACENREVVERSLNNDMLRLVDNTKYRIMYASPVTDSETCIRSLKTRMSLTREEAATLAALRIKALEYENQNAEPCDWLISFDDIRALLATGAGFLTASNDEEGTAKKITSIISRMRTYGYLAPIEDDDMYVLTPLVPMVLDRGLADQWLGSETADENASADGRTNAGPDDRPMEDIEQDAFDFNTDDNRFDEEEH